The proteins below are encoded in one region of Streptomyces cyanogenus:
- a CDS encoding phosphotransferase enzyme family protein, which yields MDEARARDVLAAAGVLPGRARDARLLALGENAVFAAGDLVVKVGRDAELLARAERELAIAGWLAEAGVPAVRAAEPKPLLVDGRPVTVWHRLPDPVRPAEPRDLAALLRRVHALPSPPFGLPPRDLLGGVERWLRLAGDAIDPEDAAYLRARRDGFAARAAALTPRLTPGPIHGDALPRNVYVGPDGPVLVDLETFSADLREHDLVVMALSRDRYGLPAEAYDSFTEAYGWDVREWEGCAVLRGARETASCAWVAQHAPSNPKALAEFERRVASLRDGDATVRWYPF from the coding sequence ACGCGCACGGGACGTACTGGCCGCGGCCGGAGTGCTGCCGGGCCGTGCCCGGGACGCGCGACTCCTGGCCCTCGGCGAGAACGCGGTGTTCGCGGCCGGCGATCTGGTGGTGAAGGTGGGCCGGGACGCCGAACTGCTGGCCCGGGCCGAGCGCGAGCTGGCCATCGCCGGCTGGCTGGCCGAGGCCGGCGTACCGGCGGTCCGGGCGGCCGAGCCGAAACCGTTGCTGGTGGACGGCCGTCCGGTGACCGTGTGGCACCGGCTGCCGGATCCCGTACGGCCCGCCGAGCCGCGGGACCTGGCCGCACTGCTGCGCAGGGTGCACGCACTGCCCTCTCCTCCCTTCGGGTTGCCGCCCCGCGACCTGCTGGGCGGTGTGGAACGCTGGCTGCGGCTCGCGGGCGACGCGATCGACCCGGAGGACGCGGCCTATCTCCGGGCGCGCCGCGACGGCTTCGCGGCCCGGGCGGCGGCGCTGACGCCGCGTCTGACGCCGGGGCCGATCCACGGCGACGCGCTGCCCCGCAATGTGTACGTGGGGCCGGACGGGCCGGTCCTGGTCGACCTGGAGACCTTCTCCGCCGATCTGCGCGAGCACGACCTGGTGGTCATGGCCCTCTCCCGCGACCGTTACGGACTGCCCGCCGAGGCGTACGACTCCTTCACCGAGGCCTACGGCTGGGACGTGCGCGAGTGGGAGGGCTGTGCGGTGCTGCGGGGCGCCCGGGAGACGGCGAGCTGCGCCTGGGTGGCCCAGCACGCCCCGAGCAACCCGAAGGCGCTGGCCGAGTTCGAGCGCCGGGTGGCGTCGCTGCGGGACGGGGACGCGACGGTGCGCTGGTATCCGTTCTGA